One Mycobacteroides salmoniphilum DNA segment encodes these proteins:
- a CDS encoding LuxR C-terminal-related transcriptional regulator, whose translation MESPVGSGKSRLLLESMVLADRRGFAVVDGLPERPRVMTSSMTRACQLESQIKDLLRRGPVLVAVDDLQWVDTPSVEALLGLVDRFAGVPLVWEFALRPGGLDDLGGYFFKAMSRDGRAEWLQPLGALSESAIAEVIGDLLGAEPSQDLVRLCECFDATPQVTVQLIQGLKEDGAIEVNHGVAQLIPEKPDPFAGETIMAPACLASLVSDRLSRLRGVSREALQVAAVLGRVFCPEDLSEMLRCSPAELVAPLSEAVAAGSLVAQAVNFAFPHDLIRRAVLGSVPAPLVPLLHRQAAAMLVERNGGHTERSAVHLLHGHANDAEAVGIIARIAERLMSSAPESAAALALRGMEQAPKGSRVHLRMAGIAVVGLLRSGSLARAAEIAEQVMRHPWEGAGVMVDRVRAGLITAMALRGETDGAFVLASNSRGPVEGRAERRTQLVRLALSFFSHIETVEATAEGILSDSTSCPASMTMAAMSIRATSSWRRGKVSDALCAIEESVGMWQRQSGDSFDSYPLWQKAWMLLRMQELDAAVSAIEALGRVIESSKTEVLVPVYLSLRGWYRLARGDMAGAEVDGSDALSLCYRYRMQLPVPWLHALLAWAALRRGELGSASECVQRLDECLPHNQQHPLWGLRCLIRAQVNAAGGEPGTALRALLDAADSLELMIADPASAVWCVRLARSVGHESFARDVVRTSRTLSDMNPDQPFLAVVADHCRALMECDANAVKSLAGQYIDPWLHASATEDLGVLLAEVDRATAVSELSAAMAGYVELGADWDAARVRHQLRDLGVRRRHWSHTTRASTGWASLTIAEEKVARLAAGGLTNRQVARELFISAHTVGFHLRQIYRKLEIRSRVDLARIAPPDVCDVLGGERVNDDL comes from the coding sequence TTGGAGTCGCCGGTCGGCAGCGGCAAGAGTCGGCTACTGCTCGAGTCAATGGTGCTAGCCGACCGCCGCGGTTTCGCCGTGGTCGATGGGCTCCCGGAACGGCCCCGGGTTATGACGTCGTCGATGACGCGAGCCTGTCAGCTCGAGTCTCAAATCAAGGATCTACTGAGGCGGGGACCGGTTTTGGTGGCCGTCGATGATCTCCAATGGGTCGACACCCCGAGCGTGGAAGCGCTACTAGGTTTGGTTGATAGGTTTGCCGGTGTCCCGTTGGTGTGGGAATTTGCGCTGAGGCCAGGCGGTTTGGATGATCTAGGCGGGTACTTCTTCAAAGCCATGAGCCGAGATGGGCGGGCCGAGTGGCTCCAGCCACTGGGTGCGCTATCCGAGTCGGCGATTGCCGAAGTCATCGGTGATCTGCTCGGGGCGGAGCCCAGTCAGGATCTTGTCAGGTTGTGCGAGTGTTTTGATGCCACTCCGCAGGTCACGGTGCAACTGATTCAGGGCTTGAAAGAGGACGGCGCGATCGAGGTCAATCATGGTGTTGCGCAGCTGATACCCGAGAAGCCTGACCCCTTTGCGGGTGAAACCATCATGGCACCAGCATGTTTGGCATCTCTGGTGTCAGATCGCCTTTCCAGGCTGCGGGGAGTAAGTCGGGAGGCGTTGCAGGTGGCTGCCGTTCTGGGCCGGGTTTTCTGCCCGGAGGACTTGTCGGAGATGCTCCGATGTTCTCCCGCGGAGTTGGTGGCACCGCTGTCGGAGGCCGTGGCCGCAGGTTCGCTCGTCGCTCAAGCGGTGAACTTCGCCTTTCCGCATGATCTGATCCGGCGCGCGGTGCTAGGAAGCGTGCCGGCTCCTTTGGTCCCGCTACTGCATCGTCAGGCGGCGGCCATGCTGGTCGAGCGAAACGGTGGGCATACAGAGAGGTCCGCTGTCCATTTGTTACACGGACACGCGAACGATGCGGAGGCGGTTGGGATTATCGCCCGGATCGCTGAACGATTGATGTCGTCTGCGCCGGAGTCGGCCGCAGCCTTGGCGCTACGAGGAATGGAGCAGGCGCCGAAGGGCAGTCGTGTGCACCTAAGGATGGCGGGCATTGCGGTGGTTGGATTGCTCCGGTCCGGGAGCCTAGCTCGAGCGGCCGAAATCGCTGAGCAAGTCATGCGCCACCCGTGGGAGGGAGCTGGCGTCATGGTTGACCGGGTTCGGGCTGGGCTGATTACGGCGATGGCGCTGCGCGGCGAGACGGATGGAGCGTTTGTGCTGGCATCGAATTCGCGAGGTCCTGTTGAGGGGCGGGCCGAACGCCGTACCCAGCTGGTGCGTCTTGCGCTTTCCTTCTTTTCGCACATCGAGACCGTCGAGGCAACCGCGGAGGGGATCCTCTCCGATTCGACGTCGTGCCCTGCCTCTATGACGATGGCGGCGATGTCAATACGTGCAACGTCGTCCTGGCGTCGGGGCAAGGTTTCCGATGCGTTATGTGCTATCGAGGAATCGGTTGGCATGTGGCAACGCCAATCTGGGGATTCCTTTGATTCCTACCCGCTATGGCAGAAGGCCTGGATGCTGTTGAGGATGCAGGAATTGGACGCCGCCGTCAGCGCGATCGAGGCCCTTGGCCGGGTCATCGAGTCCAGCAAGACTGAAGTGTTGGTCCCGGTGTATTTGTCGCTGCGTGGATGGTATCGACTTGCCAGGGGTGATATGGCCGGAGCGGAAGTGGACGGTTCCGATGCGTTGAGTTTGTGTTATCGCTACCGGATGCAATTGCCCGTGCCATGGCTGCACGCGTTGTTGGCATGGGCCGCGCTGCGCCGTGGCGAGCTAGGGTCGGCATCAGAGTGCGTGCAACGCCTCGACGAATGTCTCCCGCACAATCAACAACATCCATTGTGGGGGCTGCGCTGCCTGATCCGTGCTCAGGTCAATGCGGCCGGTGGTGAGCCTGGGACGGCGCTGAGAGCTCTGCTCGACGCTGCCGACAGCCTGGAACTGATGATCGCAGACCCTGCGTCTGCCGTGTGGTGCGTGCGGCTAGCGCGGAGTGTCGGGCACGAGTCCTTCGCTCGGGATGTCGTGCGGACCTCCCGGACGCTCAGCGATATGAACCCGGATCAACCATTTTTGGCGGTAGTTGCGGACCATTGCCGGGCCCTGATGGAGTGTGATGCCAATGCTGTCAAATCACTTGCGGGACAATACATAGACCCCTGGTTGCACGCTTCGGCAACAGAGGACCTCGGTGTGTTGCTGGCAGAAGTGGATCGCGCGACCGCGGTATCTGAACTCAGTGCTGCGATGGCAGGTTATGTGGAGCTGGGCGCGGACTGGGACGCTGCCCGGGTTCGGCATCAGCTGCGTGATCTCGGTGTTCGACGGCGGCATTGGAGTCATACGACGCGTGCATCCACGGGTTGGGCGAGTCTGACCATTGCAGAGGAGAAAGTGGCGCGCCTGGCTGCCGGAGGTCTCACCAATCGCCAGGTTGCGCGAGAGCTCTTCATCTCTGCCCACACTGTGGGGTTCCATCTACGCCAGATATACCGCAAGCTGGAGATTCGGTCGCGGGTGGATCTGGCAAGAATCGCGCCACCCGATGTATGCGACGTGTTAGGTGGCGAACGGGTGAACGATGATCTCTGA
- a CDS encoding SDR family NAD(P)-dependent oxidoreductase yields MSTYPDRPIAGSRIVITGATNGIGKEIARALVRRGALLTLLARDPDKAAHTVRELAAENGAITAPEYIQADLADLDSVRTAAREIAATHPRINTLVNNAGIHSLSSKPSVDGFDLMTATNHLGPFLLTNLLLEPIIAAGQARIVITASEAHRSWPRIDLDRFAEPRPYNAIGSEVRYGQSKLMNILFTQELARRLEGTGVTANCFCPGMVSSGLVRDSRILTTAAGLASRTPFVRRPDQGARMGIRLVLDDDLATVSGQFFTSTPGLGVLPAVRIRANQQAQEELWQRSREMVNL; encoded by the coding sequence ATGAGCACATATCCAGATCGCCCCATCGCCGGCTCGCGGATCGTCATCACCGGTGCGACCAATGGGATCGGGAAAGAGATTGCCCGTGCGCTGGTGCGGCGCGGGGCACTGCTGACGTTGCTGGCCAGGGACCCCGACAAGGCGGCCCACACCGTCCGCGAGCTGGCGGCCGAGAATGGCGCCATCACGGCACCTGAGTACATCCAGGCCGACCTTGCCGACCTCGATTCGGTGCGGACGGCTGCCCGCGAGATCGCCGCGACGCACCCCCGGATCAACACACTGGTGAACAACGCCGGCATCCACTCGCTATCGAGCAAGCCCAGCGTGGACGGCTTTGACCTGATGACCGCGACCAATCACCTTGGGCCGTTTCTGTTGACCAACCTGCTGCTCGAGCCAATCATCGCCGCAGGCCAGGCGCGGATTGTCATCACCGCGTCCGAGGCCCACCGATCGTGGCCACGCATTGACCTGGACCGATTCGCAGAGCCACGTCCCTACAACGCGATCGGCTCCGAGGTCCGGTACGGACAGTCCAAGCTGATGAACATCTTGTTCACCCAGGAACTCGCGCGGCGGCTGGAGGGCACCGGTGTGACGGCCAATTGCTTTTGCCCGGGCATGGTCTCGAGCGGCCTGGTTCGGGACAGCCGCATCCTTACCACCGCAGCAGGTCTGGCCTCACGCACACCGTTCGTGCGCCGTCCCGATCAGGGAGCCCGGATGGGCATCCGGTTGGTGCTCGATGATGACCTCGCGACGGTCAGCGGACAGTTCTTCACGTCGACCCCGGGCCTCGGTGTGTTGCCCGCCGTCCGGATCCGTGCGAACCAGCAGGCACAAGAAGAGCTGTGGCAGCGGTCGCGTGAGATGGTGAATCTGTAG
- a CDS encoding glycoside hydrolase gives MNGAAELSRPTATRIGVPGAVQIDDRGSVNWSYPESGFTFTAAARGAGLVIDVTSDREQNLAWPIAGADATELQLPLGEGVSIPVHDHIWTSPEVGVVGDHSMQELAMPILGYSYVGTGASYVVPTDLGSTLTLDSNLVGTVSHTFSKSRGTQNYSVSMAITDGSPTAAARNYRTLLQAENKFVTLADKIKANPDVQKLIGAFHAYTWAGGRRAETVLRLHALGVRRMWLGYDDDGDPPANSAAVQAAKDAGYLVGPYVSFDNAQDPAGEIDNPGSRWSAGIYPDACVHTAEGKTVNGFQARGCYLSSQALAQIPDLVPARVRSRTANGVNSVFVDVDATGTTFDDYTPGHPMTQAQDRQNRLKRLDEIGKQYVLGSETVGSWAASAVAFSHGSSTPIISALWPLERDKGTWGEYWGEDGPQFFFKQVQLPPVLHDTMFNPKYRIPLYESVFHDSLISTDRWELPFNKLPAEKRSRALLTLLNVTPMMYALNTDTLDREGPDLAALQAFYSTLSDIAGTEPMSTFEWLTPDRLVQRTVFGDKKLTVTANFGDVPYAGVAAGCVAAEPGGVFCT, from the coding sequence GTGAACGGAGCGGCGGAGCTTTCACGCCCGACCGCGACACGTATCGGTGTGCCGGGCGCAGTTCAGATAGACGATCGAGGTTCCGTGAACTGGAGCTATCCAGAAAGCGGATTCACGTTTACCGCGGCTGCCCGCGGTGCGGGGCTCGTTATCGATGTGACGAGTGACCGCGAGCAGAACTTGGCATGGCCCATTGCGGGTGCCGATGCCACTGAACTGCAATTGCCTCTTGGGGAGGGCGTGAGCATCCCAGTTCATGATCACATCTGGACCAGCCCCGAGGTGGGTGTCGTGGGCGACCATTCCATGCAGGAATTGGCCATGCCAATCTTGGGCTACTCCTACGTGGGTACCGGGGCTAGCTATGTAGTACCCACGGACCTGGGCTCGACGCTGACGCTGGACTCGAATCTCGTGGGCACGGTGTCTCACACATTCAGCAAGAGCCGGGGTACTCAGAACTACTCCGTGTCTATGGCGATAACCGATGGATCGCCGACAGCCGCGGCACGGAACTACCGTACGTTGCTCCAAGCGGAGAACAAGTTCGTCACCCTGGCCGACAAGATTAAGGCGAATCCGGACGTACAAAAGCTCATCGGCGCTTTTCACGCATACACGTGGGCGGGCGGGCGTCGAGCTGAAACAGTGCTGCGACTGCATGCGTTGGGGGTCCGGCGAATGTGGCTCGGATATGACGACGACGGGGACCCGCCAGCGAACTCCGCGGCGGTCCAGGCCGCGAAGGACGCCGGGTATCTGGTAGGGCCATATGTGTCCTTTGACAATGCCCAAGACCCAGCCGGGGAGATCGATAATCCCGGGTCGCGCTGGTCGGCGGGTATCTACCCCGATGCCTGCGTCCACACCGCAGAAGGAAAGACCGTCAACGGTTTTCAAGCCCGCGGCTGCTACCTCAGCTCGCAAGCCTTAGCCCAGATACCCGACCTCGTGCCAGCGCGAGTTCGGTCACGCACGGCCAACGGTGTGAACAGTGTCTTTGTGGACGTCGACGCGACCGGTACGACATTCGATGACTACACGCCGGGCCACCCGATGACACAGGCCCAGGACCGGCAGAACCGCCTGAAACGGCTCGATGAGATTGGCAAACAGTATGTGCTGGGTTCCGAAACGGTCGGTTCCTGGGCCGCGAGCGCCGTCGCGTTCAGTCACGGATCCAGCACACCCATCATTTCCGCCTTGTGGCCTCTCGAGCGAGACAAAGGAACCTGGGGAGAGTATTGGGGGGAAGACGGACCTCAGTTCTTCTTCAAGCAAGTTCAGCTCCCACCGGTACTGCACGACACCATGTTCAATCCGAAGTATCGAATTCCGCTATATGAGAGCGTGTTTCACGACTCATTGATCAGTACTGATAGGTGGGAGCTACCTTTCAACAAACTTCCCGCCGAGAAGCGAAGTCGGGCCCTTCTCACGCTGCTCAATGTGACTCCGATGATGTACGCGCTGAATACGGACACACTCGACCGTGAAGGGCCGGATTTGGCGGCCCTGCAGGCGTTCTATTCCACGCTGAGCGACATCGCGGGGACTGAGCCCATGTCCACGTTCGAATGGCTCACTCCAGATCGACTAGTCCAGCGGACAGTCTTCGGCGACAAGAAGCTCACTGTGACCGCCAATTTTGGTGATGTGCCCTACGCCGGTGTTGCAGCGGGTTGTGTAGCGGCAGAGCCGGGTGGTGTCTTCTGCACGTGA